One window of Chryseobacterium sp. JJR-5R genomic DNA carries:
- a CDS encoding choice-of-anchor L domain-containing protein: MALFLVFAGCLIFAQDRQSKGVVRKPSAESMKAGAFIDVNAAGYPESSFSITQLVKDVLISGGSTCSAANVTNVVVSPDLAVTDQNRSWGYFNKATTNFPFAKGIVLTTGYARKTGNTLQGTLSDALPSTSGDVDLATALSVNNANLRDATYIEFDFVPASTKVSFRYLFASKEYQSNFTCNISDGFALLLKKVGDPTYTNLALLPGGAGSVSVTNIIPANLPCGPKNVQYFAGINNPQIETNFDGRTIPLTATATVIPGQTYHFKMVLADYQDSNFDSAVFLEAGSFDIGVQLLNPAGVALPSSINVCDNTPQTFTASVQGVGATYQWLLGTTPIPGATNASYTATQPGVYTVQVFLPGNTCPGTASVTIVGGTFPTVQNATLTACYTAGNATFNLTSAQASISTTPGATFAYYISQADALAGNANTIAAPTAFQSAGQTIYVLVKTGFCSKVAELQLVKAPQITATAAPPATLTCTNSQITLDGSASVYPAGATFAWTTANGNIVSGANTLNPVINTAGTYTLTISNIYQPGNLTCTATTNVTVTGNSAPPNTTLTASKILICSGESVTLTASGGATYNWAGLTGTGNTQTVSPTATTTYTVSAVGSNGCVSQTPATITIEVSQPITVQNATLFKCYQTGGINYNLTEAQPQMTSATGVTFAYYLNLADANAGNANTIAAPASFNSAGGQTIYVLVSNGGCKYVVNLQLLSTPATTLTIAPPQQITCNTANVTLNASASVIPAGSSVAWTTIGGTIVSGANTLTPVVNAGGVYTLTVTNVNQPGNLNCSYTANVTVTQNTTLPVAALTATVLQICPGESVTLTASGGVSYNWGGGLPGNGNTQVVSPTQNTTYSVYAVGANGCVSANQATVTIVVGPPVAVLAASKSKICAGESVTLTASGGVTYEWVGLPGNGNTQVVTPPVGMIVYSVFALGGNGCKVDDPTSITIEVVPAIESTLQDVYACAGDAGILDAGAGTNYTYVWSTGATTQTISVNTPGIYSVTISNGTCSKVFSAQLINPALPQFTNVVYDNHVLTISATNPTNGTLEYSINGGVVWQSSNIFYNILDNTNYNLLVRVKDAKCNNSLSFFTFIVINAITPNSDGKNDTVDFTGISKYNNFAASVFDRYGQEVFKASKNETSWDGLLRGGIILPTATYWYRVQWENPASKKLELRNGWILLKNIN; the protein is encoded by the coding sequence TTGGCTTTATTCTTAGTTTTTGCAGGATGCCTTATTTTTGCTCAGGACAGGCAGAGCAAGGGCGTTGTAAGAAAACCTTCTGCTGAAAGTATGAAAGCCGGTGCTTTTATTGATGTCAATGCCGCAGGATACCCGGAATCAAGCTTTAGTATTACGCAGTTGGTTAAAGATGTACTCATTAGCGGTGGATCTACCTGTTCCGCAGCCAACGTAACCAATGTTGTGGTTTCCCCTGATTTAGCAGTTACCGATCAGAACAGAAGCTGGGGGTATTTTAATAAAGCTACTACCAATTTCCCTTTTGCCAAAGGGATTGTCCTTACTACCGGTTATGCCCGAAAAACAGGGAATACCCTGCAGGGAACCCTTAGTGATGCGCTTCCTTCTACTTCCGGAGACGTTGACCTGGCAACAGCACTAAGTGTTAATAATGCAAACCTGCGGGATGCCACCTATATTGAATTTGATTTTGTACCGGCTTCTACCAAAGTTTCATTCCGGTATCTGTTTGCCTCCAAAGAATACCAGAGTAATTTTACCTGTAATATTTCCGACGGTTTCGCCTTATTACTAAAGAAGGTAGGGGATCCTACCTATACCAACCTTGCTCTTCTTCCGGGCGGGGCAGGGTCTGTAAGCGTTACCAATATCATCCCTGCCAACCTGCCGTGCGGACCTAAAAACGTGCAGTATTTTGCAGGCATCAATAATCCTCAGATAGAAACTAATTTTGACGGACGTACAATTCCTCTTACGGCAACGGCAACCGTAATCCCGGGACAGACCTACCATTTTAAAATGGTGCTGGCAGATTACCAGGATTCTAACTTTGATTCTGCCGTTTTTCTTGAAGCCGGTTCCTTTGATATCGGAGTTCAGCTTTTGAATCCTGCCGGAGTAGCGTTACCTTCATCCATCAATGTATGTGACAATACACCTCAGACCTTCACTGCATCTGTACAGGGTGTAGGAGCTACTTACCAGTGGTTATTGGGAACGACGCCTATCCCGGGAGCTACCAATGCTTCTTATACGGCGACTCAGCCGGGTGTTTATACCGTTCAGGTATTTTTACCAGGCAATACATGTCCGGGAACAGCTTCAGTGACCATTGTAGGCGGAACTTTCCCTACGGTGCAGAATGCTACGCTCACAGCCTGTTATACCGCGGGGAATGCCACTTTTAACCTGACGTCTGCACAGGCTTCCATCAGCACAACTCCGGGAGCCACATTTGCTTATTACATCAGCCAGGCAGATGCCCTTGCCGGAAATGCCAATACCATTGCTGCTCCAACAGCTTTTCAAAGTGCAGGACAGACCATTTACGTCTTGGTTAAAACCGGGTTCTGTTCAAAAGTTGCGGAATTACAACTGGTGAAAGCCCCTCAGATCACGGCAACTGCTGCACCGCCTGCTACGCTGACCTGTACCAATTCACAGATCACCTTAGACGGTTCTGCATCCGTTTATCCTGCCGGAGCTACTTTTGCATGGACTACGGCAAACGGAAACATTGTATCGGGAGCCAATACATTAAACCCGGTAATCAATACGGCAGGAACCTATACTCTAACGATTTCAAATATCTATCAACCCGGAAACTTAACCTGTACGGCAACCACAAATGTTACGGTTACAGGAAACAGTGCGCCGCCAAATACCACTTTAACGGCATCAAAAATACTGATCTGTTCAGGGGAATCGGTGACGCTGACCGCTTCCGGTGGTGCCACCTATAATTGGGCCGGCTTAACGGGAACGGGAAATACCCAGACAGTTTCACCGACTGCTACCACAACCTATACAGTGAGTGCAGTAGGGTCGAACGGATGTGTGTCCCAGACACCGGCAACCATTACCATTGAAGTTTCCCAGCCGATTACGGTACAGAATGCAACTTTGTTTAAATGTTACCAGACAGGAGGTATTAATTATAACCTGACGGAAGCCCAGCCACAGATGACTTCTGCAACGGGTGTTACTTTTGCCTATTATTTAAATCTGGCTGATGCAAATGCCGGAAATGCCAATACCATTGCTGCACCCGCATCGTTCAACAGTGCAGGCGGACAGACCATTTATGTCCTGGTTTCAAACGGCGGATGCAAATACGTAGTAAACTTACAGTTACTGTCAACACCGGCAACTACGCTAACCATTGCTCCCCCACAGCAGATTACGTGTAACACGGCAAATGTTACCTTGAATGCTTCCGCATCCGTAATTCCTGCAGGTTCTTCCGTTGCATGGACAACCATCGGGGGAACCATTGTATCCGGAGCCAATACGCTAACGCCTGTTGTGAATGCAGGAGGTGTCTATACGCTGACTGTAACCAACGTCAACCAGCCCGGCAACTTAAATTGTTCCTATACGGCAAACGTTACGGTAACCCAGAATACCACACTTCCGGTAGCAGCACTAACGGCTACTGTTTTACAAATCTGTCCGGGAGAATCCGTTACGCTGACCGCTTCCGGCGGCGTGAGCTACAACTGGGGCGGCGGCCTTCCTGGAAATGGAAATACACAGGTAGTCTCCCCGACGCAGAATACAACATATTCAGTATACGCAGTAGGGGCAAACGGATGTGTTTCGGCTAATCAGGCTACCGTTACCATCGTTGTAGGGCCTCCGGTAGCGGTTCTGGCCGCATCAAAATCTAAAATCTGTGCAGGAGAATCGGTGACATTAACTGCATCAGGCGGTGTCACCTATGAATGGGTGGGCTTACCCGGGAATGGAAATACACAAGTTGTGACTCCACCAGTCGGTATGATAGTTTATTCTGTTTTTGCTTTAGGCGGAAACGGATGTAAAGTAGATGACCCGACTTCCATCACCATCGAAGTGGTGCCTGCCATTGAGTCTACCTTGCAGGATGTATATGCCTGTGCAGGAGATGCCGGGATCCTGGATGCCGGTGCAGGAACAAATTATACCTATGTATGGAGTACAGGAGCGACCACACAGACCATTTCTGTAAATACACCCGGAATCTATTCCGTAACCATCAGCAACGGGACCTGTTCCAAAGTATTTTCTGCCCAGTTGATCAATCCTGCACTGCCGCAGTTTACCAACGTAGTATATGACAACCATGTTCTTACCATATCTGCAACCAACCCAACCAACGGAACGCTGGAGTATTCCATAAACGGCGGTGTTGTATGGCAGTCTTCCAATATATTCTATAATATTCTGGACAATACAAACTACAATCTTCTGGTAAGAGTGAAAGATGCCAAATGCAACAATTCATTATCGTTCTTTACCTTTATTGTAATCAATGCCATAACGCCTAATTCAGACGGTAAAAATGATACGGTAGACTTCACGGGAATCAGCAAATACAATAATTTTGCAGCTTCTGTTTTCGACAGATACGGCCAGGAAGTATTCAAGGCAAGTAAGAATGAAACGTCTTGGGACGGCCTGCTCAGGGGAGGTATCATACTTCCGACCGCCACCTACTGGTACAGGGTACAGTGGGAAAACCCGGCAAGTAAAAAACTCGAACTCAGAAACGGCTGGATCTTGTTAAAAAATATAAATTAA
- a CDS encoding choice-of-anchor L domain-containing protein gives MLNYRLKNYLFFLVLLLISGSALAQNASRKNSKVKLTSESMKAGAFIDVNTTAYPESAFTMQQLVQQVLINGQSSCGTPDVTNVVVTPNHLATDNNRFWGYFNKATTSFPFADGIVLTTGYAREAGNSAITGSLQGSISTSGDADLAAATSTNINNQRDAVALEFDFVPNSNQIKFNYIFASEEYTGSFPCSYSDAFALLIRPAAGGPYTNVAILPGTAGPVSVTNIRPATQFGGGTLSCGALNPTYFAGYNTMSIETNFNGRVIPLTAIADVTPGVAYHFKMVLADYNDQTLDSAVFLEGGSFDIGIKIVDANGVVLPDTLNICDNTPQVLTALLTAAPGMTFQWYKDGVMINGATNISYTATSPGAYEVKVSVPGNQCPASAVITIVGGTTPPAQNATLKLCTTPSVSTFNLNNATPLITTSTTAVVRYYVNQADAVAQNANFIAPAQLGSYNGTDGQVLHVVVSNGAFCSKTVTLTLRKEATPVAQLTATKVRICVGESTTLTAANGVTYEWVGMPLTGATQTVSPTQTTTYSVFAIGAQGCKSLQPATLTVEVVPAITSSLSGGMICQGDVITLDAGAGPSYNYLWSTGDTSQTISVATPGAYSVTINNGVCQKQFTTQVIQAIIPEIINVNYNENGTMIITASNPSNGPLEYSIDNGVTWQNSNTFSNIPRNIVVSIRVRVKKTSCVGFLEYFTFIMQNVITPNGDNINDLIDFRGIIKNKDFKASVFDRYGKEVYTATSLQPYWDGYFQGKKLPTASYWYQITFEDPASKKPTIKTGWILLKNIE, from the coding sequence TAAAACTGACATCTGAAAGCATGAAAGCCGGAGCATTTATTGATGTAAATACTACAGCATATCCGGAATCTGCCTTTACCATGCAGCAGCTTGTACAGCAGGTCCTTATTAACGGACAGTCCAGCTGCGGAACGCCGGATGTGACCAATGTAGTTGTGACGCCCAATCACCTGGCAACGGATAACAACCGGTTTTGGGGCTATTTCAATAAAGCAACCACAAGTTTCCCTTTTGCCGACGGAATTGTTTTAACAACAGGTTATGCAAGAGAAGCCGGAAACTCAGCAATCACAGGAAGCCTCCAGGGTAGTATTTCAACAAGCGGGGATGCAGACCTTGCAGCAGCCACCAGTACCAATATCAACAATCAACGTGATGCCGTAGCATTGGAGTTTGATTTTGTACCGAATTCCAATCAGATTAAATTTAATTATATATTTGCCTCAGAAGAATATACGGGAAGTTTCCCGTGCAGTTATTCAGATGCATTTGCCTTATTGATCAGGCCGGCAGCCGGCGGCCCGTATACCAATGTTGCTATCCTTCCCGGAACAGCCGGTCCGGTAAGTGTTACCAATATACGCCCTGCTACCCAGTTCGGCGGCGGTACGCTTTCATGCGGAGCGCTGAACCCAACTTATTTTGCAGGATACAACACAATGAGTATCGAAACCAATTTTAACGGAAGGGTAATCCCTTTAACGGCAATTGCCGACGTAACGCCCGGAGTGGCCTATCATTTTAAGATGGTTCTGGCGGATTATAATGACCAGACGCTAGATTCTGCCGTATTCCTTGAAGGAGGATCCTTTGATATCGGAATTAAAATCGTAGACGCCAACGGCGTGGTTTTGCCGGATACGTTAAATATATGTGACAATACCCCACAGGTTCTAACGGCATTGCTTACAGCTGCTCCGGGAATGACTTTCCAGTGGTATAAAGACGGGGTAATGATCAACGGTGCAACCAATATTTCCTATACAGCAACCTCTCCGGGAGCCTATGAAGTGAAAGTTTCCGTTCCGGGGAACCAGTGTCCTGCATCAGCAGTAATTACCATTGTAGGCGGAACAACGCCGCCTGCGCAGAATGCTACCCTGAAACTATGTACAACGCCTTCTGTTTCTACATTTAACCTCAATAATGCTACCCCTTTAATTACCACTTCTACAACGGCGGTTGTACGTTATTATGTTAATCAGGCCGATGCAGTGGCGCAAAATGCAAATTTTATTGCTCCTGCACAACTAGGCAGTTATAACGGTACAGACGGACAGGTATTGCATGTTGTTGTTTCCAACGGGGCTTTCTGCAGCAAAACGGTTACATTGACCTTAAGAAAAGAAGCTACACCGGTAGCACAGCTTACGGCAACCAAAGTAAGGATCTGCGTAGGCGAATCCACTACTCTAACTGCTGCCAACGGAGTGACATACGAATGGGTAGGCATGCCGTTGACCGGTGCTACACAGACCGTATCCCCGACACAGACCACTACTTATTCGGTATTTGCCATCGGGGCACAGGGGTGTAAGTCTTTACAGCCTGCTACCTTAACTGTGGAAGTAGTGCCTGCCATTACTTCATCCCTTTCCGGAGGAATGATCTGCCAGGGCGACGTAATTACCCTGGATGCCGGGGCAGGCCCGAGCTATAATTACCTGTGGAGTACGGGAGATACCTCCCAGACTATTTCCGTAGCAACGCCCGGAGCCTATTCGGTAACGATTAACAACGGGGTTTGTCAGAAACAATTTACCACACAGGTTATTCAGGCCATTATCCCTGAAATCATTAACGTGAACTATAATGAAAACGGAACCATGATTATCACGGCAAGCAACCCAAGCAACGGACCGCTGGAATATTCAATTGATAACGGGGTAACATGGCAGAATTCAAATACATTTTCAAACATACCGAGAAACATCGTTGTATCCATCAGGGTAAGGGTAAAAAAGACCAGCTGTGTAGGGTTTCTGGAATATTTCACGTTTATTATGCAGAATGTGATCACACCGAACGGAGATAACATCAATGACCTGATTGATTTCAGAGGAATTATCAAGAACAAGGATTTCAAAGCTTCTGTTTTTGACCGTTACGGAAAAGAAGTATATACAGCCACCAGTCTTCAGCCGTATTGGGACGGATACTTCCAGGGGAAAAAACTGCCGACGGCATCTTACTGGTATCAGATAACTTTTGAAGATCCGGCCAGTAAAAAGCCTACCATAAAAACAGGCTGGATATTGCTGAAGAATATAGAATAA
- a CDS encoding DUF3098 domain-containing protein, which translates to MSKKTNKFSADSFGKQTTEAPKENTFYFGKQNFKWMLIGFACIVVGFLLMMGPDANTVDGKYDPNSWNDGIFSIRRIRIAPMFVVVGFVIEVYAILKRK; encoded by the coding sequence ATGAGCAAAAAAACAAATAAATTTTCGGCTGACAGCTTCGGTAAGCAAACTACTGAAGCTCCGAAAGAAAACACTTTCTATTTTGGAAAACAAAACTTTAAGTGGATGCTGATCGGTTTTGCCTGTATCGTGGTAGGCTTCCTTCTGATGATGGGCCCCGATGCCAATACCGTAGACGGGAAATATGATCCGAATTCATGGAATGACGGTATCTTTTCCATCCGCAGGATCAGAATTGCGCCGATGTTCGTGGTTGTCGGTTTTGTCATTGAAGTGTACGCGATTTTAAAAAGAAAATAA
- the rsmA gene encoding 16S rRNA (adenine(1518)-N(6)/adenine(1519)-N(6))-dimethyltransferase RsmA: MSVKAKKHLGQHFLTDENIAKNIVEGLSFEGYRNTMEVGPGMGVLTKYLLEKDQHIYLAEIDNESIEYLKNNYSKITEESFSGDFLKQDFQFTQGEQIAIIGNFPYNISSQILFKIVDYYELIPEMVGMFQKEVAERTAAVPRTKDYGILTVLIQAYYDTSYLFTVHENVFNPPPKVKSGVIRLTRNPKEGLAGNEVLFKQIVKAGFNQRRKKLSNALKILQIPEALKDHEFMDKRAEELSVADFISFTRLWKEHQ, translated from the coding sequence TTGAGTGTAAAAGCAAAAAAGCATCTTGGTCAGCACTTTCTGACGGATGAAAACATCGCAAAAAACATTGTGGAAGGCCTGAGTTTTGAAGGCTACCGCAATACCATGGAAGTAGGCCCCGGGATGGGTGTCCTGACCAAATACCTGCTGGAAAAAGACCAGCACATCTACCTCGCAGAAATTGACAACGAGTCTATTGAATACTTGAAAAACAATTATTCCAAAATAACGGAAGAAAGTTTTTCTGGAGATTTTCTTAAACAGGATTTTCAGTTTACCCAAGGAGAACAGATTGCCATCATCGGGAATTTCCCGTATAATATTTCTTCACAGATCCTTTTCAAGATCGTGGATTATTATGAGCTGATCCCTGAAATGGTCGGCATGTTCCAGAAGGAAGTTGCCGAAAGGACGGCTGCGGTTCCCAGAACTAAAGATTACGGTATCCTTACGGTTTTGATTCAGGCATATTATGATACTTCCTACCTTTTTACGGTTCATGAAAACGTATTTAATCCGCCGCCGAAAGTAAAGTCCGGGGTCATCAGGCTTACCAGGAATCCGAAAGAGGGACTGGCAGGAAATGAAGTGTTATTCAAACAGATTGTAAAGGCCGGGTTTAACCAGAGAAGAAAGAAACTGTCCAACGCCTTAAAGATTCTGCAGATCCCCGAAGCATTAAAAGACCACGAATTCATGGATAAAAGAGCGGAAGAGCTGAGTGTCGCAGACTTTATTTCCTTTACGCGACTTTGGAAAGAACATCAGTAA
- a CDS encoding cell division protein FtsX — MAKSVDEFNKKRLRSSNITVVISIALVLFLLGLMGLILINAQKYSDYIKEQLVVNAYFDENYDAKDSVKIAKMEAEVYKEIQTLAPVKKATYITREMASQEAKKSMGIDTDALFEENIFPSSIEIALKPEYVDPAKIDAALKVIKAVPGIIDVKNDSTLMVDVYNNLSRILKWILGFSVLFLILAVVLINNSIRLKIFSKRFIIKTMQLVGAKRRFILKPFIIEAVILGAIGSVIGLLALFGVWYYFTSQIGSAFVQDTNQYFWLVLLVIGVGVLITVLSTIVATWRFLRSNVDDLYYS, encoded by the coding sequence ATGGCTAAATCTGTAGATGAGTTTAATAAGAAAAGGCTTAGGTCCAGCAATATTACAGTAGTGATAAGTATTGCCTTAGTGTTATTTCTGTTAGGATTAATGGGACTTATCCTGATTAACGCTCAGAAATATTCTGATTATATCAAGGAACAGCTGGTTGTCAATGCATATTTTGATGAAAACTATGATGCAAAAGACTCTGTAAAGATTGCTAAAATGGAAGCTGAGGTATACAAGGAAATCCAGACCCTGGCTCCTGTAAAGAAAGCTACGTATATCACCAGGGAAATGGCATCGCAGGAAGCTAAAAAAAGCATGGGAATCGATACGGATGCGCTTTTCGAAGAAAATATCTTTCCTTCATCTATAGAAATTGCCTTGAAACCGGAATATGTAGACCCTGCAAAAATTGATGCAGCCTTAAAGGTGATCAAAGCGGTTCCAGGAATCATTGATGTAAAGAATGACAGTACCTTGATGGTAGATGTATACAATAACCTGAGCAGAATCCTTAAGTGGATCTTAGGGTTTTCCGTATTGTTTTTAATCCTGGCGGTGGTGCTGATCAACAATTCCATCCGTCTGAAAATATTCTCCAAAAGATTTATCATTAAAACCATGCAGCTGGTGGGGGCGAAGAGAAGGTTTATCCTTAAGCCGTTCATCATAGAAGCGGTCATTCTGGGGGCTATCGGTTCTGTGATAGGGCTCTTGGCCTTATTCGGGGTATGGTATTATTTTACAAGCCAGATCGGCTCTGCCTTCGTGCAGGATACCAATCAGTATTTCTGGCTGGTGTTACTGGTGATCGGAGTAGGTGTTCTTATTACCGTGCTCAGTACGATTGTGGCTACCTGGAGATTCCTGAGATCAAATGTTGACGACTTATATTATTCTTAA
- a CDS encoding choice-of-anchor L domain-containing protein: MKRYLLLFSLLMASSPSLFYAQKITPRKLQKEKPSSLTMKAGAFIDVNAVGYAPSAYDPLQLVKDVLISSGTNSCVTPNVSNVQVSPNLPVTNANRSWGYFHKGTSNFPFTDGIVLSTGYVNKAGNSYISTTLGDDLPTGSDPDLVAATSPSGTLNDAVILEFDFIPTSSQVKFNYLFASEEYTGSFPCSFSDAFALLLKPTAGGPYVNMAILPAPGTGPVSVTNIHPQNSDSGFDMGCGAPNVSFFSGYNSAAIETNFNGRTIPLQATATVVPGQSYHFKMVLADALDSSFDSAVFLEGGSFNIGVELLNPSGGTLPEEINVCDNVPQVITASVSDPNMNYQWYFNGVAIPGATTPTITATQPGNYEIQVSFPGNPCPGKANIKINGGTTPAAVDASLLLCTTPDITWFDLSTAMASISTTPGAVFHFYEDQADAVAQNNDFIQDILHYNGNDGQTLYVVVSNGGFCSKMVELDLLKEATPVASLVASEIKVCPGETVNFTATGGTTYEWANFSGTGGAQSATVYNTTTFSVYALGPKGCRSSLPAKITVEVVPELTSPLSDVEMCEGDRVTLDAGAGPNYTYLWSTGAVTQTINVNQWGIYTVTINNGYCERTFTAKVMAAASPFVTDVDYSNNTLTITAEVPMINNIPQTVEYSVDGGISWQQSNVFPGLLNNATYQIQVRTVGTSCVGALEFFTLHLANIITPNQDGINDTLDLTSLGAFNNFTGSVYDRYGSEIFRFSKDKPIWDGTLVGKRLPTATYWYKFNFQYPKSKANMSQSGWIMLKNRE, translated from the coding sequence ATGAAGAGATATCTACTATTGTTTTCCTTATTAATGGCCTCCTCGCCGAGTCTCTTTTACGCACAGAAAATCACTCCCCGAAAACTTCAGAAAGAAAAACCTTCATCCTTAACAATGAAGGCAGGTGCTTTTATTGATGTCAATGCAGTAGGTTATGCACCATCCGCTTATGATCCTTTACAGCTGGTCAAGGATGTATTGATTTCATCGGGAACCAATTCATGTGTTACGCCCAATGTATCAAACGTACAGGTAAGCCCGAATCTTCCGGTAACCAACGCCAACAGGTCATGGGGGTATTTCCATAAAGGAACTTCCAATTTTCCGTTTACGGATGGGATCGTACTTTCAACGGGATATGTAAATAAAGCAGGGAACAGTTATATCAGTACAACGCTGGGTGATGATTTGCCTACAGGAAGCGACCCTGATCTTGTGGCTGCTACCAGCCCTTCAGGAACGCTTAATGATGCCGTTATCCTGGAATTCGATTTTATACCGACGTCTTCCCAGGTTAAATTTAATTACCTGTTTGCGTCTGAAGAATATACAGGTTCATTCCCATGCAGCTTCTCCGATGCATTTGCATTGCTGTTAAAGCCTACAGCCGGCGGACCTTATGTGAATATGGCCATTTTGCCGGCGCCCGGTACAGGCCCTGTAAGTGTCACCAATATCCACCCTCAAAACAGTGATTCCGGATTTGATATGGGATGCGGTGCACCTAATGTATCCTTTTTCTCAGGATATAATTCAGCAGCCATCGAAACCAATTTCAACGGACGGACAATTCCTTTACAGGCTACGGCTACCGTAGTTCCGGGGCAGTCCTATCATTTTAAAATGGTTCTGGCAGATGCCCTGGACAGCAGTTTTGACTCTGCCGTATTCTTAGAAGGAGGATCATTCAACATCGGTGTAGAACTGTTGAATCCTTCAGGCGGAACGCTGCCGGAGGAAATTAATGTCTGTGATAATGTACCTCAGGTAATTACCGCTTCCGTAAGCGACCCTAATATGAATTACCAATGGTATTTCAACGGGGTGGCCATTCCGGGAGCAACAACGCCTACCATTACAGCTACCCAACCCGGTAATTATGAAATCCAGGTATCATTTCCGGGGAATCCCTGTCCGGGAAAAGCAAATATCAAGATCAACGGAGGAACAACGCCTGCGGCTGTGGATGCTTCATTACTGCTGTGTACAACACCGGACATCACATGGTTTGATCTGAGTACTGCAATGGCATCAATCAGTACTACTCCGGGAGCTGTTTTCCATTTTTATGAAGATCAGGCAGATGCGGTTGCCCAGAATAATGATTTTATTCAGGATATTCTGCATTACAACGGAAATGACGGCCAGACCCTGTATGTTGTTGTGTCAAACGGAGGCTTCTGCAGCAAGATGGTAGAACTGGATTTACTGAAAGAAGCTACCCCTGTAGCAAGTCTTGTGGCTTCAGAAATAAAAGTGTGTCCGGGAGAAACGGTAAATTTTACTGCTACCGGAGGAACAACGTACGAATGGGCTAATTTTTCAGGTACCGGAGGCGCGCAGTCAGCTACCGTTTATAATACCACTACTTTTTCAGTATATGCTTTGGGGCCTAAAGGATGCAGATCATCGCTGCCTGCTAAAATTACCGTGGAAGTTGTTCCTGAGCTTACTTCTCCGTTAAGCGATGTGGAAATGTGCGAAGGAGACCGTGTAACCCTTGATGCGGGAGCAGGACCTAATTATACCTACTTGTGGAGTACCGGTGCTGTTACCCAGACAATTAATGTAAACCAATGGGGAATTTATACGGTAACGATCAACAACGGATACTGTGAAAGGACATTTACGGCTAAGGTGATGGCAGCAGCATCTCCGTTTGTTACTGATGTAGATTACAGCAACAATACATTAACGATAACGGCAGAAGTCCCTATGATCAACAATATTCCGCAGACGGTAGAATATTCTGTTGACGGCGGTATATCCTGGCAGCAGTCTAATGTATTTCCGGGTCTTCTGAATAACGCCACTTATCAGATTCAGGTAAGGACAGTAGGGACAAGCTGTGTGGGAGCATTGGAATTTTTTACCTTGCATTTAGCCAATATCATCACTCCAAACCAGGATGGTATTAATGATACCTTGGATCTTACATCTCTGGGAGCATTCAATAATTTTACAGGATCAGTTTATGACCGGTATGGCTCGGAAATCTTCAGGTTTTCAAAAGACAAGCCGATCTGGGACGGAACTTTGGTAGGGAAGCGGTTGCCGACGGCTACTTACTGGTATAAATTCAATTTCCAGTATCCTAAATCAAAAGCGAATATGAGCCAGTCCGGATGGATCATGCTTAAGAACAGAGAATAA